The proteins below are encoded in one region of Methanosarcina barkeri 3:
- a CDS encoding tetratricopeptide repeat protein, whose amino-acid sequence MTDFKKNSGKKEIFDENTSIEAKDKSPEKELKKETGKEVEIKTENHRVLLERYDQRLKDLDSELITPEDEIALKEAFIHAKETFEPEELVSWFTVKAEPFYRSVSWKVLLPFYEELLGIVEEKPGPESSETAYVLNGLAGIYRYMGNYEEALGLFLRALKIRENLPDQPRPETGDTLSELGILYALMDRREEALSFYTRALETQKKFLSPKNLGAIRTLNRTAFFYKGLEKTEKAEECFRRALEFLEKLQEQEPDNSMILGYRAGTLNNLGVLLSETGKLDEAEDRYGQALKLQEKVYGTEHPQVAQTLNNLALLYFQTTRYEKAMILYTRSLEIMEKFGKTEHTGFATTLNNLAGVYVQKGRHEKALELYTRALEIRERILGPEDPDVAKTLNNMGELYRILGQHKKALPLYTRALKIYETTLGPTHPDVGTTLNNLAGLHESMGEYETAINLYEKALDIIEKEYGPDHPYFKITRNNLLGLYEKMERSWRR is encoded by the coding sequence ATGACTGATTTCAAGAAAAATTCGGGAAAAAAAGAGATTTTTGATGAAAATACCTCTATCGAAGCTAAAGACAAAAGTCCAGAGAAAGAGCTGAAAAAGGAAACAGGAAAAGAAGTAGAAATAAAAACGGAAAATCATAGAGTTCTGCTTGAAAGGTATGATCAGAGGCTGAAAGATCTTGATTCGGAGCTTATCACCCCTGAAGATGAGATTGCCTTAAAGGAAGCTTTTATACACGCAAAGGAGACCTTTGAGCCAGAGGAGCTGGTAAGCTGGTTTACAGTTAAAGCCGAGCCCTTTTACAGGTCAGTATCCTGGAAAGTGCTCCTTCCTTTTTATGAAGAATTGCTTGGGATTGTGGAAGAAAAGCCAGGACCCGAAAGTTCGGAAACCGCATATGTGCTGAATGGGCTTGCAGGAATCTACCGCTATATGGGAAACTACGAAGAAGCTCTCGGGCTTTTTTTAAGGGCTTTAAAAATTCGGGAAAATCTTCCAGACCAGCCCAGGCCTGAGACCGGGGACACACTCAGTGAACTTGGCATTCTTTATGCTTTGATGGACCGGCGTGAAGAGGCTCTTTCATTCTATACCCGGGCACTGGAGACCCAGAAAAAGTTCCTGAGCCCGAAAAACCTTGGCGCTATCAGGACCCTGAACAGGACTGCCTTTTTTTATAAAGGGTTGGAAAAAACGGAAAAAGCTGAAGAATGTTTCAGGAGAGCTCTCGAATTTCTTGAAAAGCTTCAGGAACAGGAGCCTGACAATAGTATGATTCTGGGATACAGAGCAGGAACCCTGAATAACCTTGGTGTCCTGCTTTCGGAAACAGGTAAACTTGACGAAGCTGAGGACAGATACGGGCAGGCACTAAAGCTTCAGGAAAAAGTGTACGGTACTGAACACCCGCAGGTGGCCCAGACTCTGAATAACCTTGCTTTGCTCTATTTCCAGACTACAAGGTATGAGAAAGCCATGATCCTTTATACCCGGTCCCTGGAAATTATGGAAAAATTCGGAAAAACCGAACACACAGGCTTTGCCACAACCCTGAACAACCTTGCAGGCGTGTATGTCCAGAAAGGCCGTCACGAAAAAGCCCTTGAACTTTACACAAGAGCGCTTGAAATCCGGGAACGTATCCTTGGTCCTGAGGATCCTGATGTTGCCAAAACCCTGAACAACATGGGTGAACTCTACAGGATCCTCGGCCAGCATAAAAAAGCCCTTCCTCTCTACACCCGTGCCCTCAAGATCTATGAAACGACCCTTGGTCCTACCCACCCTGATGTCGGCACAACCCTGAACAACCTTGCAGGCCTCCACGAAAGCATGGGCGAATACGAAACAGCAATCAACCTCTACGAAAAAGCCCTCGACATAATCGAAAAAGAGTATGGTCCGGACCACCCTTATTTCAAGATCACACGAAATAATCTACTTGGCCTGTATGAGAAAATGGAAAGAAGCTGGCGGAGATGA